In Nostoc sp. GT001, a genomic segment contains:
- a CDS encoding NACHT domain-containing protein, with protein sequence MDQPIGLEEVYTNVNILERIISRRRLGLSDLQQNCNQVNFDRFGLGRISEKRVIGTKAVEKYSKLVVLGKPGAGKTTFLKYLIIRCNLGDFQADKVPIFITLKDFTETDQLSVKLGAENSKEYPSLLDYIFLQFAKNNVTSDQVENILTQGRGLILLDGLDEVREEDSSRIIKQIKDFSEQFNTNWFVITCRIGAKEYVFEHFTEVEFADFDINQICTFAKKWFQIKDVIKVDKFIQKLKGNEPIQELATSPLLLTLLCLVFGEKADFPSNRSELYKEGLDILLKKWDAKRNIERDKIYEQLSLQRKEDLLYRE encoded by the coding sequence ATGGATCAACCTATTGGGTTAGAAGAGGTATATACAAATGTTAATATCCTTGAAAGAATTATTAGCCGTCGTCGTCTAGGTCTTTCAGACTTGCAACAGAATTGTAATCAAGTTAATTTTGATCGATTTGGTCTTGGAAGGATATCTGAAAAACGGGTAATTGGCACTAAAGCTGTAGAAAAATATTCAAAATTAGTAGTTTTAGGTAAGCCAGGAGCAGGTAAAACCACTTTTTTGAAATATTTAATAATTCGATGCAATTTAGGTGATTTTCAAGCTGATAAAGTTCCTATTTTTATTACTTTAAAAGATTTTACTGAAACGGATCAACTATCGGTAAAGCTTGGTGCTGAGAACTCTAAAGAATACCCAAGTTTATTAGATTATATTTTTTTACAATTTGCCAAAAATAATGTTACTTCTGATCAGGTAGAAAACATATTAACCCAAGGTAGAGGATTGATATTACTTGATGGATTAGATGAAGTTAGAGAGGAAGATTCTAGTAGAATTATCAAACAGATTAAAGATTTTTCTGAGCAATTCAATACTAATTGGTTTGTTATAACTTGCCGTATTGGAGCAAAAGAATATGTATTTGAACATTTTACAGAAGTAGAATTTGCAGATTTTGATATAAATCAAATATGTACTTTTGCAAAAAAGTGGTTCCAAATTAAAGATGTAATTAAAGTTGATAAGTTTATTCAAAAACTGAAAGGAAATGAACCAATACAAGAATTAGCAACTAGTCCTCTCTTGCTGACATTACTATGTTTAGTTTTTGGGGAAAAAGCAGATTTTCCTTCTAATCGTTCAGAACTTTATAAAGAGGGTTTAGATATTCTTTTGAAAAAATGGGATGCAAAACGTAATATTGAACGGGATAAAATATATGAGCAATTATCCTTGCAGCGTAAAGAAGACCTACTCTATAGAGAATGA
- a CDS encoding type II toxin-antitoxin system YafQ family toxin, whose translation MEVVWSSGFKRSFRKITKKNPQLKNQIVNVLRLLADDPFTPSLKSHKLTGHLAGLWSCSVAYDCRIIFNFSEDDKLLEMVILLIDIGSHDEVY comes from the coding sequence ATGGAAGTTGTCTGGAGTAGCGGATTTAAGCGCTCTTTTAGGAAGATTACAAAGAAAAACCCGCAATTAAAGAATCAAATTGTTAATGTATTAAGGCTTTTGGCAGATGATCCATTTACACCGTCTTTGAAGTCTCATAAGTTAACAGGACATTTAGCGGGTTTGTGGTCTTGTTCTGTTGCTTATGATTGTAGAATTATCTTTAATTTCTCTGAGGATGATAAGTTGTTAGAAATGGTTATTTTATTGATTGATATTGGCAGCCATGATGAAGTTTATTAA
- a CDS encoding single-stranded DNA-binding protein, giving the protein MNSCVLMAEIINEPQLRYTADNLGVTEMLVQFPNSQKPEDPPATLKVVGWGNLATEIQQNYHQGDRVILVGRLTMNTVERQEGFKEKRAELTVQQIQSVGGSFNTDPSPSATVTPSFTETAPRQPSPASRPAQKDVPSYESTLPAPTPATNPVGVAPQAKTYEPVPQPTNYERTTYPAVKEQEPDPDDIPF; this is encoded by the coding sequence ATGAACAGCTGCGTCTTAATGGCGGAAATTATTAACGAGCCGCAACTCCGTTATACAGCGGATAATTTGGGAGTCACGGAAATGCTAGTGCAGTTTCCCAATTCCCAGAAACCAGAAGATCCGCCAGCCACGCTGAAAGTTGTCGGCTGGGGGAATTTAGCGACAGAAATTCAGCAAAATTACCACCAAGGCGATCGCGTCATCTTGGTAGGACGTTTAACTATGAATACTGTTGAGCGTCAAGAAGGTTTTAAAGAAAAACGCGCTGAATTGACGGTGCAACAAATTCAATCTGTTGGAGGTAGTTTTAATACCGATCCATCGCCCTCAGCAACCGTAACTCCATCATTCACTGAAACTGCTCCACGACAACCATCTCCAGCATCTCGTCCTGCCCAAAAAGACGTTCCCAGTTATGAGTCAACACTTCCAGCGCCTACCCCAGCTACAAATCCTGTTGGCGTTGCTCCCCAAGCGAAAACTTACGAACCCGTACCCCAACCCACAAATTATGAGCGAACCACTTATCCAGCAGTGAAAGAGCAAGAACCAGATCCAGATGATATCCCCTTCTAA
- the cydB gene encoding cytochrome d ubiquinol oxidase subunit II, translated as MENLEHFLAQVWFVILALFLFLYVMLDGFDLGVGILSLTSSNDDRRDILMTSLGNVWDANETWLVLMGGALFGAFPLAYGTILNALYIPIFGMIFGLIFRAVAFEFREHSTNKVFWNVAFGVGSFMAALFQGFALGTILEGIKVDAAGHFIGGMWDWFDWRSLLVALTLIQGYVLIGSTYLILKTEGELQASHYRTAKLAAWTTLLGAILITIATPVVYENARAKLFHQPEVYLFSIIPVLGVLLIWLLIQSLNRKAETTPLVWTVLLFLLSFVGLGLVVFPYIIPPGITIYQAAAAPSALVFMIIFIGFLIPIMLFYNIYNYIVFRGKVAGTHYGGIGDTILDFRF; from the coding sequence ATGGAGAATCTGGAACACTTTTTAGCGCAGGTTTGGTTTGTCATTTTAGCTCTGTTTTTATTTCTCTACGTCATGTTAGACGGGTTTGATCTAGGCGTAGGCATCCTATCACTAACAAGTTCCAATGACGACCGACGCGACATCTTAATGACGAGTTTGGGTAATGTTTGGGATGCCAATGAAACCTGGTTGGTGTTGATGGGGGGTGCGTTGTTTGGGGCATTTCCTCTGGCTTATGGCACTATTTTAAATGCGCTCTACATTCCTATTTTTGGGATGATCTTTGGCTTGATTTTTCGGGCTGTGGCCTTTGAATTTCGAGAGCATTCTACAAACAAAGTGTTTTGGAATGTAGCGTTTGGAGTCGGTAGTTTCATGGCGGCGCTATTTCAAGGATTCGCCTTGGGCACGATTTTGGAAGGCATCAAGGTGGATGCAGCGGGTCACTTTATCGGCGGTATGTGGGATTGGTTCGATTGGCGATCGCTCCTGGTTGCCTTGACATTAATCCAGGGTTATGTATTGATTGGCTCCACCTATCTCATCTTAAAAACTGAGGGAGAACTACAAGCGTCCCATTACCGCACAGCCAAACTCGCTGCCTGGACAACGCTTTTAGGTGCAATCTTGATCACGATCGCCACCCCTGTTGTGTATGAAAATGCCAGGGCAAAGTTATTTCATCAGCCAGAAGTGTATCTATTTTCAATCATTCCAGTGTTAGGTGTGCTGCTGATTTGGTTATTGATTCAAAGCCTGAACCGCAAAGCAGAAACTACTCCCCTCGTTTGGACAGTACTGCTTTTTCTACTTAGCTTTGTTGGGTTAGGATTAGTTGTTTTTCCCTATATTATTCCTCCAGGTATCACAATTTATCAGGCAGCCGCAGCACCTAGCGCGTTAGTGTTTATGATTATCTTCATTGGATTTCTGATTCCCATTATGTTGTTCTACAACATCTACAATTACATTGTGTTTCGAGGGAAAGTTGCAGGTACACATTATGGNGGAATAGGTGACACAATTTTGGATTTTAGATTTTAG